From the Methanomassiliicoccus luminyensis B10 genome, one window contains:
- a CDS encoding intein-containing Cdc46/Mcm family DNA replicative helicase, which yields MPSEDMDHEDTAVNSIPQENQYGDEQRRKDVDVSMVSKWEAFFQGTEYMQKVREVADLYPDVRSIVVVYADLDRFDADLAKYLLDHPDLALLAGKQAIKNLMHQEMRKAEINLRIIELPRDSRVEIRDLRAKHVGKMVSVEGLVRKATEVRPKITDALFQCMRCGHVIKEQQEGLFFKEPMECYKEQEGCGRSAGTTKFKLLTEESRFVDTQKVEVQESPEGLRGGAQPERLTGYLEDDAAGSVAPGDRITLNGILRSVQKGQPNKSTLFDINLDVISAESQRHEYEEINITPEDEAKIIEAARSPGLFRNIIASISPTIFGYDTEKESLALQLFGGVPKNLDDGTRIRGDIHILLVGDPGVAKCVVGDTEVVMVGGPARKIKDIVDEGLRNGKVEEVDDGVSAAVDLSVLTFTARGRMEAGKAVRVWKRTSPKTMIKVTTAGGRTVTVTPTHRLFLQNVVRIRAVPVTDIKVGYHIAVSAGPFEPWDHSNLGGGCGLDFDEVVSKEEVPAAEEWVYDLEVEDSHNFVTNGILSHNSQMLRYMSRLAPRGIYASGKSSSAAGLCVAPETTIIVNGRPVPIGEFVETRMKAPVEVKPSQWEERVDGQYRIATMSDMRQTQKKVLSMWRIKTPSFLVELIESSGMRLTLTPETKVWTKPDGVNEGWQKASDIREGQAILVRDPGSDVFRWSEVSSTGKKSADLPPFVYDLTVEDSHSFLANGFVVHNTAAAVKDDFGEGRWTLEAGALVLADKGMACIEENQPVLTNHGFKAIKEVRPGDQIINFDGGYHVATVKRLIKKGLKETIKLYLYSGDIIECTPDHRILTGEGWKEAGELCSTDAIKVPADYRWPIVVRKDAVEKGFIHGFALCDIYTNERSIKNGLGFSCASKNEGRARYVLDLLERHYDIKTVSETLRKARRTFIRGREVNWSESTSYQFSSAPLKKDVMSLFHKDHIDLEDRDYCLGFLAGVLSTDCCTSHKQGTYGTKHIIDIGVGRRKYGPGWTERKQRLLMALFQSFGIMAVKRRRKVQIHSMDSYNRAVELIGPLVVGKNRSKLYPVEAKSRISSYDTWLDGEYVDWLASVKFNTSKTVKLGLHSRIYRATNKRKVTTTLMETLRPHWSEITNEPFRDPSKNYLLNPVTRIEPGGLRPVYDLIINGEPNFLLSGGIVHNCIDELDKMTDQDRSSMHEAMESQCYDDQTEILTNIGWKYFKDLDEEDLVASLTKDGELRFVKPTKYIETYYDGDMYYIQGRQVDLAISPNHKLYVSIHQRADEWQPFKLRRMDEIPLQKMLKFKRNASWQGREADTFRLPSVLKLGNQARVGRIAKRSTPMDDWLEFLGYFLSEGSVQRLNGVPFRVHITQTKSEEKIRKIDACLSRLGYTYSYDGHNFAISDKQLASYLAKLDYCHQKFIPREFLELSPRQLLIIFEAMMLGDGHFNERTGHSVYGTSSKRLADDLQELALKIGVSANITVRVPGRYVADLRGQNITYSVPHYSVSFIDGYRRSMNQPMINCGRRRNITKGHYAGKIFCVEVPDHIIYVRRNGKPVWCGNSVSVAKAGITATLQCRCSLLGAANPKYGRFEEHQYIADQINMPPALLSRFDLIFAMTDKPSAEKDANITAHILKSHRRGQVRKYEDPAALVGVDGEKILSDTTAMLPVFDRDFFRKYVAYSKKINPVMNDEAVKLISDYYLKIRKQGEGEGASVPITARQLEAFVRLSEASARARLSRVVEADDAARAVRVVEYYLRKIAGEGDKLDFDIIATGTSHSQREQIGILKKLISQLSKDADPRKGVSAEELFKAAGSEGIAEDRAKTLIKRLSQSGEVYSPSNGYYKLASEG from the coding sequence TTGCCCAGCGAAGACATGGACCATGAGGACACCGCGGTCAACAGCATTCCCCAGGAGAACCAGTACGGGGATGAGCAGCGCCGCAAGGACGTTGACGTCAGCATGGTCTCCAAGTGGGAAGCGTTCTTCCAGGGCACCGAGTACATGCAGAAGGTCCGCGAGGTAGCGGACCTGTACCCCGACGTCCGGAGCATAGTGGTGGTGTACGCCGACCTCGACCGCTTCGACGCCGACCTGGCCAAGTACCTCCTGGACCACCCCGACCTCGCCCTCCTGGCCGGCAAGCAGGCCATCAAGAATCTCATGCACCAGGAGATGCGCAAGGCCGAGATCAACCTCCGCATCATCGAGCTCCCCAGGGACTCCCGGGTGGAGATCCGCGACCTCCGGGCCAAGCACGTCGGCAAGATGGTCTCGGTGGAGGGCCTGGTGCGCAAGGCCACCGAGGTGCGGCCGAAGATCACCGATGCCTTGTTCCAGTGCATGCGCTGCGGGCACGTCATCAAGGAGCAGCAGGAAGGCCTGTTCTTCAAGGAGCCGATGGAGTGCTACAAGGAGCAGGAGGGCTGCGGGCGGTCGGCCGGAACGACCAAGTTCAAGCTGTTGACCGAGGAGAGCCGCTTCGTGGACACCCAGAAGGTGGAGGTCCAGGAGAGCCCCGAGGGGCTGAGGGGCGGGGCTCAACCGGAAAGACTGACCGGTTACCTCGAGGACGATGCTGCCGGCTCTGTTGCCCCGGGGGACCGCATCACCCTGAACGGCATCCTGCGCTCCGTGCAGAAGGGGCAGCCCAACAAGTCAACGCTGTTCGACATCAACCTCGACGTCATCTCGGCCGAATCGCAGCGGCACGAGTACGAGGAGATCAACATCACCCCGGAGGACGAGGCCAAGATCATCGAGGCGGCGCGCTCCCCCGGCCTGTTCAGGAACATCATCGCTTCCATATCCCCGACCATCTTCGGCTACGACACCGAGAAGGAATCCCTCGCATTGCAGCTGTTCGGCGGCGTCCCCAAGAACCTGGACGACGGGACGCGCATCAGGGGTGATATCCACATCCTGCTGGTCGGAGATCCGGGTGTGGCCAAGTGCGTGGTCGGCGATACCGAGGTCGTCATGGTCGGCGGGCCGGCCCGCAAGATCAAGGACATCGTGGACGAGGGCTTGAGGAACGGCAAGGTCGAGGAGGTGGACGACGGCGTGTCCGCCGCGGTGGACCTGTCGGTGCTGACCTTCACCGCCCGCGGCAGGATGGAGGCCGGAAAGGCGGTCCGGGTGTGGAAGAGGACCTCTCCGAAGACCATGATCAAGGTCACCACCGCCGGGGGGCGCACCGTGACGGTGACGCCGACGCACCGCCTGTTCCTGCAGAACGTGGTGAGGATCAGGGCGGTGCCGGTGACCGACATCAAGGTCGGCTATCACATCGCCGTTTCCGCTGGACCTTTCGAGCCATGGGACCACAGCAACCTGGGGGGAGGGTGCGGCCTGGACTTCGACGAGGTGGTGTCGAAGGAGGAGGTGCCCGCGGCGGAGGAGTGGGTGTACGACCTGGAGGTCGAGGACAGCCACAACTTCGTCACCAACGGCATACTGTCGCACAACAGCCAGATGCTGAGGTACATGTCCCGCCTGGCCCCGAGGGGCATATACGCGTCCGGCAAGTCGTCATCGGCGGCCGGTCTTTGCGTCGCGCCCGAGACCACTATCATCGTGAACGGGAGGCCGGTCCCCATCGGGGAGTTCGTGGAGACCCGCATGAAGGCTCCAGTGGAAGTGAAGCCCTCTCAGTGGGAGGAAAGGGTCGACGGCCAGTATAGAATTGCGACAATGTCGGACATGCGCCAGACACAGAAAAAGGTGCTGTCCATGTGGCGCATCAAGACCCCTTCATTTCTTGTGGAACTCATAGAATCTTCGGGAATGCGGCTGACGCTCACCCCAGAGACAAAAGTGTGGACCAAGCCAGATGGGGTAAATGAGGGGTGGCAGAAGGCGTCAGACATCAGGGAAGGCCAGGCGATCCTGGTGCGGGACCCCGGCTCCGACGTCTTCCGGTGGAGCGAGGTGAGTTCTACAGGCAAAAAGAGCGCCGATCTGCCGCCGTTCGTGTACGATCTCACTGTCGAGGACAGTCACTCCTTCCTCGCCAACGGCTTCGTGGTGCACAACACCGCCGCCGCGGTGAAGGACGATTTCGGCGAGGGAAGATGGACCCTGGAGGCCGGCGCGCTGGTCCTCGCGGACAAGGGGATGGCTTGCATAGAGGAGAACCAGCCCGTCCTGACGAACCACGGCTTCAAGGCAATAAAGGAAGTGAGGCCGGGCGACCAGATCATCAACTTCGACGGTGGCTACCACGTTGCCACCGTCAAGAGGCTTATAAAAAAAGGGCTCAAGGAAACCATCAAGCTCTACCTGTACAGCGGTGACATCATCGAGTGCACTCCCGATCACAGGATACTGACAGGCGAGGGCTGGAAGGAGGCCGGTGAACTCTGTTCCACGGACGCCATCAAGGTGCCTGCCGACTATCGCTGGCCCATTGTCGTCCGCAAGGACGCCGTGGAAAAGGGATTTATCCACGGCTTCGCGCTGTGTGATATATACACTAACGAAAGGTCCATCAAGAACGGGCTTGGATTCTCTTGTGCCTCAAAAAATGAGGGTCGGGCAAGATATGTACTAGATCTTCTCGAACGGCACTACGATATCAAGACCGTGTCAGAAACACTGCGAAAGGCAAGAAGGACCTTCATCAGGGGAAGAGAGGTCAACTGGTCGGAGAGCACCAGCTACCAGTTCAGCTCGGCCCCGTTAAAGAAAGACGTAATGTCACTTTTCCATAAGGATCACATCGACCTGGAGGACCGTGACTATTGCCTGGGCTTCCTAGCTGGCGTCCTTAGTACCGATTGCTGCACCTCGCACAAGCAGGGCACCTATGGGACCAAGCATATAATCGACATTGGTGTAGGCAGAAGGAAGTACGGTCCTGGATGGACCGAACGGAAGCAGCGCTTGCTCATGGCGCTGTTCCAGAGCTTCGGCATCATGGCCGTCAAGCGGAGGAGGAAGGTCCAGATTCACTCCATGGACAGCTACAATCGAGCGGTCGAGCTTATCGGACCCCTAGTGGTCGGTAAGAACAGGAGCAAACTCTATCCCGTGGAGGCCAAGTCCAGGATCAGCTCCTACGATACCTGGCTGGACGGCGAATACGTCGACTGGCTGGCATCGGTCAAGTTCAATACTAGCAAGACAGTGAAGTTGGGGTTGCACTCCAGGATTTACAGGGCCACCAATAAAAGAAAGGTGACCACGACCCTGATGGAGACCCTGCGGCCTCATTGGAGCGAGATCACCAATGAGCCGTTCAGAGATCCGTCCAAGAACTACCTGTTGAACCCGGTGACCCGCATAGAGCCTGGAGGTCTCAGGCCAGTCTATGACCTCATCATCAACGGAGAGCCCAACTTCCTCCTGTCCGGAGGCATCGTTCACAACTGCATCGATGAGCTCGACAAGATGACCGATCAGGACCGTTCGTCGATGCACGAGGCCATGGAGTCTCAATGCTACGACGATCAAACTGAGATCTTGACCAATATTGGCTGGAAATACTTTAAGGATCTGGACGAGGAGGACCTTGTAGCGTCTCTCACTAAAGATGGAGAGCTAAGGTTCGTCAAGCCGACCAAGTACATCGAGACGTACTACGACGGGGACATGTATTACATACAGGGGAGGCAGGTTGATCTGGCTATCTCCCCAAACCACAAGCTGTACGTCTCGATCCACCAGCGGGCCGATGAGTGGCAGCCGTTCAAGCTTCGCAGGATGGATGAGATTCCTCTGCAGAAGATGCTCAAATTCAAAAGGAACGCCTCGTGGCAGGGCCGCGAGGCGGACACGTTCCGCCTGCCTTCGGTTCTCAAGCTCGGGAACCAGGCGCGGGTGGGCCGGATAGCCAAGAGATCCACCCCCATGGATGATTGGCTGGAATTTCTGGGCTATTTCCTGTCAGAGGGCAGCGTGCAGAGGCTGAACGGCGTCCCATTTAGGGTCCACATTACTCAAACGAAGAGCGAAGAGAAAATCCGCAAAATAGACGCCTGCCTATCTCGCCTTGGCTATACATACTCCTACGATGGGCATAATTTTGCCATATCGGACAAGCAGCTGGCATCCTATCTGGCAAAGCTTGACTATTGCCACCAAAAATTCATTCCGAGAGAATTCCTCGAGCTGTCACCCAGGCAGTTGTTGATCATATTCGAAGCCATGATGCTGGGGGACGGCCACTTCAATGAAAGGACCGGGCATAGTGTCTATGGTACTTCGTCGAAGCGATTAGCTGACGATCTCCAGGAACTGGCCCTGAAAATAGGTGTTTCAGCCAATATAACGGTTAGAGTGCCAGGAAGATATGTGGCCGATCTGAGAGGTCAGAACATCACCTACAGTGTTCCGCATTACTCTGTATCGTTCATCGATGGTTACCGGCGTAGCATGAACCAGCCGATGATCAACTGTGGCAGGCGAAGAAACATCACCAAGGGCCATTACGCTGGCAAGATATTTTGCGTTGAAGTTCCGGATCACATAATCTATGTCCGTCGAAATGGAAAGCCGGTGTGGTGCGGCAATAGCGTTTCGGTGGCCAAGGCCGGCATCACCGCCACCTTGCAATGCCGCTGCTCCCTGCTGGGTGCCGCAAACCCCAAGTACGGCCGCTTCGAGGAGCATCAGTACATTGCCGACCAGATCAACATGCCCCCGGCGCTGCTGTCGAGGTTCGATCTCATATTTGCCATGACCGACAAGCCATCGGCGGAGAAGGACGCCAACATCACCGCGCACATCCTCAAGTCACACCGGCGCGGCCAGGTGCGAAAATATGAGGACCCCGCAGCACTGGTAGGGGTGGACGGGGAAAAGATCCTGAGCGACACCACCGCAATGCTCCCGGTCTTCGACCGGGACTTCTTCCGCAAGTACGTAGCGTACTCGAAGAAAATCAACCCAGTGATGAACGATGAAGCGGTGAAGTTGATCTCCGACTACTACCTGAAGATCAGGAAGCAGGGGGAGGGCGAGGGCGCCTCCGTTCCGATAACCGCCAGGCAGCTGGAGGCGTTCGTTCGCCTGTCGGAGGCATCGGCGAGGGCAAGGCTTTCGCGCGTGGTGGAGGCTGATGACGCCGCCCGTGCCGTCCGCGTGGTGGAGTACTACCTCAGAAAGATCGCCGGCGAGGGGGACAAGCTGGACTTCGACATCATCGCCACCGGCACCAGCCACTCCCAGAGGGAGCAGATCGGGATACTGAAGAAGCTGATCTCCCAGCTGAGCAAGGATGCCGACCCCCGGAAGGGCGTCAGCGCGGAGGAGCTGTTCAAGGCGGCCGGCTCGGAGGGCATAGCCGAGGACCGCGCGAAGACCCTTATAAAGAGGCTAAGTCAGAGCGGGGAAGTTTATTCACCCTCCAACGGCTATTACAAGCTCGCCTCGGAGGGATGA
- a CDS encoding DUF424 domain-containing protein — MITLRMHRCGKDLVLAAADKDLLNHKFAEGELRLDVRKEFYEGEDASEEMLLNRLSMCTVANLVGEETVGLAIKHSYINSDCVLTIAGVPHAQLAKM; from the coding sequence ATGATAACGCTGAGGATGCACCGATGCGGCAAGGACCTGGTCCTAGCCGCCGCTGACAAGGACCTGCTCAACCACAAGTTCGCCGAGGGAGAGCTCCGCCTGGACGTGCGCAAGGAGTTCTACGAGGGCGAGGACGCCTCGGAGGAGATGCTCCTCAACCGCCTGTCCATGTGCACCGTGGCCAACCTGGTGGGCGAGGAAACGGTCGGTCTGGCCATCAAGCATAGCTATATCAACAGCGATTGCGTACTCACGATAGCTGGCGTTCCCCACGCCCAGCTGGCCAAGATGTAA
- a CDS encoding 60S ribosomal export protein NMD3, giving the protein MFCVKCGKEGRTYDSLCSECYLSSNRFTSVPEYLDLTICAHCDEYYVDRKWKHYDAEEDAVRDFAEESLLLRHDARLQVLETGIDKMDAKNYRVKMLAHLLHEDLEVLEENDTTVRVKRGVCPKCNKIQGNYFESIVQVRPTGKRFSDQEKDEVLSRSMRHVENVAKESREAFIAKVAQAHGGFDLYVSTIALGKTLSRDLVSTYGAEYKESSSLQGQKDGHDIYRVTYLVRLPPYRVRDIVSIRDRLYLVHSTGPQSAKLRDLKSNEFLAVPNVDLREVKVVGTKSDVVDAVVLSESEREFQIMHPTTFATVEIKKPRKFERTGDTIKVFPYEGELYFLGN; this is encoded by the coding sequence ATGTTCTGCGTTAAGTGCGGCAAGGAGGGGAGGACCTACGACTCCCTGTGCTCGGAGTGCTACCTGAGCAGCAACCGCTTCACCTCGGTGCCGGAATACCTCGATCTCACCATCTGCGCGCACTGCGACGAGTACTACGTGGACCGGAAGTGGAAGCACTACGACGCCGAGGAGGACGCCGTGCGCGACTTCGCCGAGGAGAGCCTCCTGCTGCGACATGACGCCCGGCTCCAGGTGCTGGAGACCGGCATCGACAAGATGGACGCCAAGAACTACCGGGTGAAGATGCTGGCGCACCTCCTGCATGAGGACCTGGAGGTGCTGGAGGAGAACGACACCACCGTGCGGGTGAAGAGGGGAGTATGCCCAAAGTGCAACAAGATCCAGGGCAACTACTTCGAATCGATCGTCCAGGTACGCCCCACCGGCAAGCGCTTCTCCGATCAGGAGAAGGACGAGGTCCTGAGCCGCTCCATGAGGCACGTCGAGAACGTGGCCAAGGAGAGCAGGGAGGCCTTCATCGCCAAGGTGGCGCAGGCCCACGGAGGGTTCGACCTGTACGTGAGCACCATCGCGCTGGGGAAGACGCTCTCCCGGGACCTGGTATCAACGTACGGCGCGGAATACAAGGAGTCCTCCAGCCTGCAGGGGCAGAAGGACGGCCATGACATATACCGGGTCACGTACCTGGTGCGCCTTCCCCCCTATCGCGTCCGGGACATCGTTTCCATCCGCGACCGCCTGTACCTGGTGCACAGCACTGGCCCCCAGTCCGCTAAGCTCCGGGACCTCAAGAGCAACGAGTTCCTGGCGGTCCCGAACGTCGACCTCCGTGAGGTGAAGGTCGTGGGCACCAAGAGCGACGTGGTCGACGCCGTGGTCCTCTCCGAATCGGAGAGGGAGTTCCAGATCATGCACCCTACCACCTTCGCCACGGTGGAGATCAAGAAGCCCCGCAAGTTCGAGCGGACCGGCGACACCATCAAGGTGTTCCCCTACGAGGGCGAGCTATACTTCCTCGGCAACTGA
- a CDS encoding competence/damage-inducible protein A, with translation MRIGILHIGDELLTGEIDPYPVELIGMVRSRRERVEMLQVIGDDEAAIVGALRHAEASGIQLLVVTGGLGPTLDDITREAVAAWLGTELHVDEEAAVWLEESLTRMRGRKVVMNDIIRRMARVPRGARAVKNITGAACGVEAAKGGMTVFCLPGFPNELVPMFREHILPLIADGGNYEKELTVWQGEAMLEPLFQEVVHAHDVRIASIPSLEWRSKGNKVVFKGGKDAVEEACAHFERLVKERFG, from the coding sequence ATGAGGATCGGGATCCTGCACATCGGGGACGAGCTGCTGACCGGGGAGATCGACCCCTACCCTGTCGAGCTGATAGGCATGGTGCGCTCGAGGAGGGAGAGGGTGGAGATGCTGCAGGTGATCGGGGACGATGAAGCCGCCATCGTCGGCGCGCTGCGGCACGCGGAGGCCTCCGGCATCCAGCTCCTGGTGGTGACCGGGGGTCTCGGACCTACGCTCGACGACATCACCAGGGAAGCGGTGGCGGCGTGGCTGGGGACGGAACTTCACGTGGACGAGGAGGCCGCAGTGTGGCTGGAGGAGTCTCTGACCAGGATGCGCGGCAGGAAGGTCGTCATGAACGACATCATCAGGCGCATGGCCCGGGTCCCCCGCGGAGCGAGGGCGGTGAAGAACATTACCGGCGCGGCCTGCGGCGTCGAGGCCGCCAAGGGCGGCATGACGGTGTTCTGCCTTCCAGGGTTCCCCAACGAGCTGGTGCCGATGTTTCGGGAGCACATCCTGCCGCTGATCGCCGACGGCGGGAACTACGAGAAGGAGCTGACGGTGTGGCAGGGCGAGGCGATGCTGGAGCCGCTGTTCCAGGAGGTCGTTCATGCGCACGACGTCAGGATCGCCTCGATCCCCTCGCTGGAGTGGAGGAGCAAGGGCAACAAGGTGGTGTTCAAGGGCGGCAAGGACGCCGTGGAAGAGGCGTGCGCGCACTTCGAGCGCCTGGTGAAGGAACGGTTCGGGTGA
- a CDS encoding ABC transporter permease, translated as MTTVNATTEFAKSDAQAALPSDIKQVGIVAKYDILKFLRSRRLLGMLIIEGLVLALITALLLTTDRPSMTFDEVAYQYISFASTLVIIAATLFGGDAIVSEFQGRTGYLLFPNPVKRGTILAGKFLSACGAMVLVMGLYYVITLVAGLVISDTGGVSWLILYSGLLSVLYGVSALAVAFFISSLMKGSTGSLILTFALFFFVFNIAGSLLGALGGIKPWFIPTFAGETLSYIMQTPYPVDEIWTQTIEGFGDFTTYLFYPKIWESVGVMIAWTVIPLALAYFLFKRREMAA; from the coding sequence ATGACGACCGTTAACGCAACCACCGAGTTCGCCAAGAGTGACGCACAAGCCGCGCTGCCGTCCGACATAAAGCAGGTGGGCATCGTCGCCAAGTACGACATCCTGAAGTTCCTGCGCAGCCGGCGCCTGCTGGGCATGCTGATCATCGAGGGCCTGGTCCTGGCGCTGATCACCGCGCTCCTGCTGACCACCGACCGCCCCAGCATGACCTTCGATGAGGTCGCGTACCAATACATCAGCTTCGCCAGCACTCTGGTCATCATCGCCGCCACGCTGTTCGGGGGCGATGCCATAGTATCGGAGTTCCAGGGCCGCACCGGCTACCTGCTGTTCCCCAACCCGGTGAAGAGGGGGACCATCCTGGCAGGCAAGTTCCTCTCCGCGTGCGGGGCCATGGTCCTAGTGATGGGGCTCTACTACGTGATCACGTTGGTAGCGGGGCTGGTCATCTCGGACACCGGCGGGGTCTCCTGGCTGATACTGTACTCCGGCCTGCTTTCAGTGCTGTACGGCGTTTCCGCGCTGGCGGTGGCGTTCTTCATCAGCTCGCTGATGAAGGGGTCCACGGGCTCGCTGATCCTCACCTTCGCGCTGTTCTTCTTCGTGTTCAACATCGCGGGGTCGTTGCTGGGCGCCCTGGGCGGAATCAAGCCCTGGTTCATTCCCACCTTCGCGGGGGAGACGCTGAGCTACATCATGCAGACCCCCTACCCTGTGGACGAGATCTGGACCCAGACCATAGAAGGGTTCGGCGACTTCACCACCTATCTCTTCTACCCGAAGATATGGGAATCCGTCGGGGTGATGATCGCCTGGACGGTGATCCCCCTGGCCCTGGCCTACTTCCTGTTCAAGCGCAGGGAGATGGCTGCGTAA
- a CDS encoding ABC transporter ATP-binding protein, producing MAEPIVIQNLTKDFAGFKAVDNLNLTVRRGSFMGFLGPNGAGKTTTIKILTNMLSATGGSAFLNGVDVLKEPKTALSNVGAVVETPEFYPYLTPRETLAYLGELRGMSPEDIRSRSQIVLETVKMTEWADKKVGKFSKGMKQRVALAQAMLHEPAVIILDEPTSGLDPRGMFEVRDILRELKKQDYTVFMSSHLLNEVQEVCDDVALINRGKLLKSGSVNELVNTVNIRRMEVRTVQNVGGEGLNRISQLEGVSELRASGKNQFVLSLAGGDEAQARLLTDLQTLGFSIVSFKESGVALESLYMNLIEESR from the coding sequence ATGGCAGAACCTATCGTCATTCAGAACCTGACGAAGGACTTCGCGGGGTTCAAGGCTGTGGATAACCTCAACCTTACCGTCCGCAGAGGCTCCTTCATGGGCTTCCTCGGCCCCAACGGGGCGGGGAAGACCACCACCATCAAGATCCTGACGAACATGCTGTCCGCCACCGGCGGATCGGCCTTCCTGAACGGGGTGGACGTGCTCAAGGAGCCCAAGACGGCGCTGTCCAACGTGGGCGCCGTGGTAGAGACGCCGGAGTTCTATCCCTACCTCACGCCGAGAGAGACCTTGGCCTACCTGGGCGAGCTCAGGGGGATGAGCCCGGAGGACATCAGGTCTCGCTCCCAGATCGTACTGGAAACGGTCAAGATGACCGAGTGGGCGGACAAGAAGGTCGGGAAGTTCTCCAAGGGCATGAAGCAGAGGGTAGCCCTGGCGCAGGCCATGTTGCACGAGCCGGCGGTAATCATACTGGACGAGCCGACCTCGGGGCTCGATCCCCGCGGCATGTTCGAGGTCAGGGACATCCTGCGCGAGCTGAAGAAGCAGGACTACACCGTGTTCATGTCCTCCCACCTTCTTAACGAGGTGCAGGAGGTGTGCGACGACGTCGCCCTGATCAACCGCGGGAAGCTGCTGAAGAGCGGCTCCGTCAACGAGCTTGTCAACACCGTCAACATCAGGAGGATGGAGGTCCGCACCGTGCAGAACGTCGGAGGGGAGGGGCTGAACCGCATCTCCCAGCTCGAAGGCGTGTCCGAGCTCCGGGCGTCCGGGAAGAACCAGTTCGTCCTCTCCTTGGCCGGAGGGGACGAGGCCCAGGCCCGCCTGCTCACCGACCTGCAGACATTGGGCTTCTCGATCGTGTCGTTCAAGGAGTCCGGGGTGGCCCTGGAGTCGCTGTACATGAACCTCATCGAAGAGTCGAGGTGA
- a CDS encoding fumarate hydratase, which translates to MKDPIEEAVVQILREAVTYLPGDVARALAEAERKEPSPIARTQLRTILDNIDAGGRLAVPMCQDTGVHLFFVSGKLNGGIEGSIRRGVARATAQIPLRPNAVHPLTRQNPGTNVADGLPYVSFHPTDDEFVEITVMPKGAGSENMSALAMLTPSQGLKGVKSFVLDTVIKAGGRPCPPTIVGVGIGGTADLACSLAKKALLRPLDEENRDPGLAALEADLAEALNLTGIGPMGLGGRTTVLGVRIATAYCHTASLPVAVNLQCWAARRATARVHPDGRVEMMGGGR; encoded by the coding sequence ATGAAAGATCCTATCGAAGAGGCGGTGGTGCAGATCCTCCGCGAGGCGGTCACCTACCTGCCGGGCGACGTGGCCAGGGCGCTGGCCGAGGCGGAGAGGAAGGAGCCGAGCCCGATCGCCCGGACCCAGCTGCGGACCATCCTCGACAACATCGATGCCGGCGGCCGCCTGGCCGTGCCGATGTGCCAGGACACCGGGGTGCACCTGTTCTTCGTGTCCGGCAAGCTCAACGGCGGCATTGAGGGGAGCATACGCAGGGGAGTGGCGAGGGCCACCGCCCAGATCCCGCTGCGCCCCAACGCCGTGCACCCGCTGACCCGGCAGAACCCCGGCACCAACGTCGCCGACGGCCTGCCCTATGTCTCGTTCCATCCCACCGACGACGAGTTCGTGGAGATCACCGTCATGCCCAAGGGCGCCGGCTCGGAGAACATGTCCGCCCTTGCGATGCTCACCCCGTCCCAGGGCCTCAAGGGCGTCAAGAGCTTCGTGCTCGACACCGTCATCAAGGCCGGGGGGAGGCCCTGCCCGCCGACCATCGTGGGCGTGGGCATCGGGGGCACCGCCGACCTGGCCTGTTCCCTCGCCAAGAAAGCGCTCCTCCGCCCCCTGGATGAGGAGAACAGGGACCCCGGCCTGGCCGCTCTGGAGGCCGATCTCGCGGAGGCCCTGAACCTCACCGGCATCGGGCCGATGGGGCTGGGAGGAAGAACTACCGTGCTGGGCGTGCGGATCGCCACCGCATACTGCCACACCGCCAGCCTCCCGGTGGCGGTGAACCTGCAGTGCTGGGCCGCCCGCCGGGCTACCGCAAGGGTCCACCCCGACGGAAGAGTGGAGATGATGGGAGGGGGGAGATGA
- a CDS encoding FumA C-terminus/TtdB family hydratase beta subunit — translation MNLRAPLSEEEVRSLKLGDEVSVSGTVFIGRDEVHIRALEMHERKEPLPVDLNGGVLFHCGPIARQADGGWEIIAAGPTTSSRMNSLEPDFIEAFGIRAIIGKGGMSRPTVEAMKEHGCVYLAFPGGAAVLAAKGIREVKKVEWLDLGMPEALWVVEAEDLGPLTVAIDARGNSWYDRVDQEVQRNLSAARARLGL, via the coding sequence ATGAACCTCAGGGCGCCGCTGTCGGAGGAGGAGGTCCGCTCCCTGAAGCTGGGGGACGAGGTCAGCGTGAGCGGCACGGTGTTCATAGGGCGGGACGAGGTCCACATCCGCGCGCTGGAGATGCACGAGAGGAAGGAGCCGCTGCCAGTGGACCTGAACGGCGGCGTCCTCTTCCATTGCGGCCCCATCGCCAGGCAGGCGGACGGCGGGTGGGAGATCATCGCCGCCGGCCCCACCACTTCCTCGCGCATGAACTCCCTGGAGCCGGATTTCATCGAGGCCTTCGGGATCAGGGCGATAATAGGCAAGGGCGGCATGTCGCGCCCCACCGTGGAGGCGATGAAGGAGCATGGCTGCGTGTACCTGGCGTTCCCGGGGGGCGCGGCGGTGCTGGCGGCAAAGGGCATCCGCGAGGTGAAGAAGGTGGAGTGGCTGGACCTGGGGATGCCGGAGGCGCTGTGGGTGGTAGAGGCCGAGGACCTGGGGCCGCTCACGGTGGCGATAGACGCCCGCGGCAACTCATGGTATGACCGGGTCGACCAGGAGGTGCAGAGGAACCTCTCCGCCGCCCGGGCCCGCCTGGGCCTTTGA